A single Burkholderia savannae DNA region contains:
- a CDS encoding helix-turn-helix domain-containing protein encodes MEGNEVEGLELIEPTRRRRHSREFKEKVVRAAMQPNVSIAAVALHYRLNANLVRRWVVARQKPDVIEPAAVEALAAPQAAFVPLQLEASSASAGLSEIRIEVRRGAAIVTVHWPASAAVECAAWLRDWLR; translated from the coding sequence ATGGAAGGCAACGAGGTTGAAGGGCTGGAACTGATAGAGCCGACGCGACGGCGTCGGCATAGCCGCGAGTTTAAGGAGAAGGTCGTGCGCGCGGCGATGCAGCCGAACGTATCCATCGCGGCGGTCGCGTTGCATTACCGGCTGAACGCCAACCTTGTGCGTCGCTGGGTCGTTGCACGGCAGAAGCCGGACGTGATCGAACCGGCGGCCGTAGAAGCACTCGCAGCACCGCAGGCGGCATTCGTGCCGCTCCAGTTGGAAGCGTCGTCCGCGTCGGCGGGGCTGTCGGAGATCCGGATCGAGGTTCGTCGGGGCGCCGCCATAGTCACGGTGCATTGGCCGGCGTCGGCGGCCGTCGAGTGCGCGGCGTGGCTGCGGGACTGGCTGAGATGA
- the tnpB gene encoding IS66 family insertion sequence element accessory protein TnpB (TnpB, as the term is used for proteins encoded by IS66 family insertion elements, is considered an accessory protein, since TnpC, encoded by a neighboring gene, is a DDE family transposase.), producing the protein MIRIDAIWLATEPVDMRSGADTLLARVVKVFGAVRPHHAYLFANRHSTRMKVLVYDGLGIWLAARRLNKGRFIWSDGEQSVSLPLNAEQLRALVTGLPWRTLTPDHAITVI; encoded by the coding sequence ATGATCCGCATCGATGCGATCTGGCTCGCGACGGAGCCGGTCGACATGCGCTCCGGTGCGGATACGTTGCTGGCCCGGGTGGTGAAGGTGTTCGGCGCAGTGCGGCCGCATCACGCGTATCTGTTTGCCAATCGGCATTCCACACGGATGAAGGTGCTGGTCTACGATGGGCTGGGCATCTGGCTGGCCGCGCGTCGGCTGAACAAGGGCCGCTTCATCTGGAGCGATGGTGAACAGTCGGTTTCCTTGCCGTTGAATGCCGAGCAACTGCGCGCGCTGGTCACGGGTCTGCCGTGGCGGACGCTAACGCCCGATCACGCGATTACCGTGATATGA
- a CDS encoding recombinase family protein, which translates to MTNADRLPAPLLQRKAVVYVRQSTQAQVQMNLESQRRQYELVGEAKRRGFRDIEVIDDDLGRSASGTVARPGFERLVALLCAGEVGAVLCLDASRLARNGRDWHHLLELCGLVEARVIDLDGVYDPCRPNDRLLLGMKGSISEFELNVLRTRMLDAARSKAQRGELRISVPIGYLWHRDVGLGLDPNQRLQEVIRMIFTRFRELGSARQAFLSLQAEQIHFPRPTDGRTLTHFDWTLIRYRNVISVLRNPFYAGAYAYGKSGKQTTIVDGRAHKTYKHRKPFEEWEVLLKEHHEGYIDWAEFERNQKLLAANAYGKAGDVKSGRGGRALLAGLLGCARCGRRLSVAYTGRTPRPVYRCYRFDLPPKCMSFGGSRIDAAIARELMRVVEPVAIEAALQAEQMLMDTLSEQRRIIELELQQAQYEATLAERRYAACDPDNRLIAAQLEKNWEAALRRVQACQARLETTRTSAAPIAAPDFTKLAEDLDAAWNAPGVTMRMRQQLVRVLIVDIVADVNESTREVILTIHWQGGQHSQVRIRKPKTGEHGCSTSDEALAVMRSMATRWSDQDIAASLNRMGIRTGQGKTWTAHRVSSVRRVRNIYAYKSAEKDGDWLTMSEAAKALGVTHYMIRRLINDKVLPAEQVMPDAPWQIRASDLRSEAVTAALTRKHRPCRNDVEGQLPMFTEVSEGGAQ; encoded by the coding sequence ATGACGAACGCTGATCGTTTGCCGGCGCCCCTTCTCCAGCGCAAGGCAGTAGTTTATGTCCGTCAGTCGACGCAGGCCCAGGTCCAGATGAATCTCGAGAGCCAGCGTCGCCAGTACGAACTCGTGGGAGAAGCAAAGCGCCGCGGGTTTCGCGATATCGAGGTCATCGACGATGATCTGGGTCGATCGGCGAGCGGAACGGTGGCCCGGCCCGGCTTTGAGCGCCTGGTGGCATTGCTCTGTGCCGGTGAAGTCGGAGCTGTCCTTTGCCTGGATGCATCACGTCTTGCCCGTAACGGGCGCGACTGGCACCATCTGCTCGAACTGTGTGGTCTCGTCGAGGCGCGGGTCATCGACCTTGATGGCGTGTACGATCCCTGCCGACCGAACGACCGGCTGCTGCTCGGCATGAAGGGCAGCATTAGCGAATTCGAGCTCAACGTGCTTCGAACGCGCATGCTGGATGCCGCGCGTTCCAAGGCTCAGCGCGGTGAATTGCGCATCAGCGTGCCGATTGGCTATCTCTGGCATCGTGATGTCGGCCTGGGTCTTGATCCCAACCAACGGCTGCAGGAAGTGATACGCATGATCTTCACTCGCTTTCGCGAACTGGGTAGCGCACGGCAGGCTTTCCTGTCGTTACAGGCCGAACAAATCCACTTTCCGCGTCCGACCGATGGCAGGACCCTGACGCATTTCGACTGGACGCTGATACGTTACCGTAACGTGATCTCGGTGCTCAGGAATCCGTTCTATGCCGGGGCCTACGCATATGGCAAGAGTGGGAAGCAGACGACCATCGTCGATGGCCGTGCACATAAGACCTACAAGCACCGCAAGCCGTTCGAGGAGTGGGAGGTTCTGCTCAAAGAGCACCACGAAGGCTACATCGACTGGGCAGAATTCGAGCGCAATCAGAAGCTGCTCGCCGCAAACGCCTATGGCAAGGCAGGCGACGTAAAATCGGGGCGTGGTGGGCGAGCCCTGCTGGCAGGACTACTTGGATGCGCGCGCTGCGGACGCCGTCTGTCGGTGGCCTATACTGGACGCACACCGCGACCGGTCTACCGATGCTATCGCTTTGACCTGCCACCGAAGTGCATGAGCTTCGGTGGCTCTCGCATAGACGCCGCGATCGCGAGAGAACTGATGCGTGTCGTGGAGCCAGTGGCGATAGAGGCGGCCTTGCAGGCCGAGCAGATGCTTATGGATACCCTGAGCGAGCAGCGGCGAATCATCGAACTTGAACTGCAGCAGGCTCAGTACGAAGCCACGCTGGCAGAGCGACGCTACGCCGCCTGCGATCCCGATAACCGTCTGATCGCCGCGCAGTTGGAGAAGAATTGGGAGGCAGCGTTGCGTCGTGTACAGGCCTGCCAAGCGCGCCTGGAGACAACGCGCACATCGGCGGCACCAATCGCTGCTCCTGACTTTACGAAGCTCGCCGAGGACCTCGATGCCGCCTGGAATGCTCCAGGCGTCACCATGCGCATGCGCCAGCAGCTGGTTCGGGTGCTGATCGTCGATATAGTCGCAGACGTGAACGAGTCAACGCGTGAAGTCATTCTCACGATTCACTGGCAAGGTGGTCAGCACTCGCAGGTGCGGATCCGCAAACCCAAGACCGGCGAGCACGGATGCAGCACGTCCGACGAAGCGCTCGCAGTCATGCGCAGCATGGCAACCCGATGGTCTGATCAGGATATTGCCGCATCACTAAACCGGATGGGGATACGTACGGGCCAAGGCAAGACCTGGACTGCGCATCGCGTCAGCTCCGTACGGCGAGTGCGCAACATCTATGCGTACAAGTCGGCAGAGAAGGATGGTGACTGGTTGACGATGTCCGAGGCGGCGAAAGCGCTTGGCGTTACCCACTATATGATCCGGCGTCTAATCAACGATAAGGTTCTGCCTGCCGAGCAGGTAATGCCCGATGCCCCGTGGCAGATTCGCGCGAGCGATCTGCGCAGTGAAGCTGTTACGGCGGCGCTGACGCGCAAACATCGCCCGTGTCGCAACGACGTTGAAGGGCAACTCCCAATGTTTACCGAGGTTTCGGAAGGAGGTGCACAATGA
- a CDS encoding DASS family sodium-coupled anion symporter: MPEASPSTAPDSEPKEVQPAAPLRWGLFAAIGVLIVVLALPLPGDLPIAGQRMLAILAFAIVVWITEAVSYEASAIMITSLMAALIGHAPKITDPSTLYGTSTALGMALAGFANTALALVAAALFISAAMTVTGLDRRIALVTLSVIGTSTQRILIGSIAVTIALSLVVPSATARSACVVPIMMGIITAFGVDKKSNIAAGIMITVAQATSIWNVGIQTAAAQNLLTVGFMGKLLGERVTWLQWLIAGAPWAIVMSVVLFFLVRFMLPSETETIPGGKEAVQRELTALGPMTGAQKRLAAVSIGLLLFWATEGKLHQVDTASITFVGLVILMLPKLGVMDWKTMQQRTPWGTLIVFGVGISLGTALLTTQAGQWLGKFVVTHSGLADQGALAIFAILSAFLIVIHLGFASATALTAALLPILISVLQTLPGNVNRVGITMLLGFTVSFGFILPINAPQNMVCLGTDTFNGRQFGRIGIPVTIIGYALMLVFAETYWRWLDWL, translated from the coding sequence ATGCCGGAAGCCTCGCCGTCGACTGCCCCGGACTCCGAACCCAAGGAAGTCCAACCCGCCGCCCCCCTTCGCTGGGGACTCTTCGCCGCCATCGGTGTCCTGATCGTCGTCCTTGCATTGCCGCTGCCTGGCGACCTGCCCATCGCCGGCCAGCGGATGCTCGCAATCCTTGCCTTTGCGATCGTCGTATGGATTACCGAGGCCGTTTCGTATGAAGCCAGTGCGATCATGATCACGTCGCTCATGGCCGCGCTCATCGGACATGCACCAAAGATCACCGATCCGTCAACGCTCTACGGCACCTCTACCGCGCTTGGCATGGCGCTCGCGGGCTTTGCAAACACCGCACTAGCACTCGTCGCCGCCGCTCTCTTTATCTCGGCGGCAATGACGGTAACCGGGCTCGATCGACGAATCGCACTCGTCACGTTGTCCGTGATCGGTACAAGCACCCAGCGCATCCTTATCGGCAGCATCGCCGTGACGATTGCGCTGTCGCTTGTCGTACCGAGCGCGACAGCCCGCAGTGCCTGTGTGGTTCCCATCATGATGGGCATCATCACCGCGTTCGGGGTCGACAAGAAATCGAACATCGCGGCCGGCATCATGATTACCGTCGCGCAGGCAACGAGTATCTGGAATGTCGGTATCCAGACGGCCGCGGCACAAAACCTGCTGACGGTGGGGTTCATGGGTAAGCTGCTCGGCGAACGCGTCACTTGGCTCCAGTGGCTGATTGCCGGCGCACCGTGGGCGATTGTTATGTCGGTCGTGCTCTTCTTCCTCGTGCGCTTCATGCTGCCTTCCGAGACCGAAACGATCCCGGGTGGCAAGGAAGCAGTCCAGCGCGAACTGACGGCACTCGGACCAATGACGGGTGCGCAGAAGCGGCTCGCCGCAGTTTCGATCGGCTTGCTGCTCTTCTGGGCAACGGAAGGCAAGCTGCATCAGGTCGACACAGCGAGCATCACGTTCGTCGGCCTCGTGATCCTGATGCTGCCCAAGCTGGGCGTGATGGACTGGAAGACTATGCAGCAGCGCACCCCGTGGGGCACGCTCATCGTGTTCGGCGTCGGCATCAGCCTCGGCACCGCGCTGCTGACCACACAGGCGGGCCAATGGCTAGGCAAGTTCGTCGTCACGCATTCGGGGCTTGCCGACCAAGGCGCGCTCGCGATTTTCGCAATCCTGAGCGCGTTCCTGATCGTGATTCACCTGGGCTTTGCGAGCGCAACGGCATTGACGGCCGCGTTGCTACCCATTCTGATATCGGTCCTACAAACGTTACCTGGTAACGTGAATCGCGTCGGTATCACGATGCTGCTCGGCTTCACGGTCAGCTTCGGCTTCATCCTTCCGATCAATGCGCCGC